One window of the Triticum dicoccoides isolate Atlit2015 ecotype Zavitan chromosome 3B, WEW_v2.0, whole genome shotgun sequence genome contains the following:
- the LOC119276742 gene encoding protein DETOXIFICATION 14-like: protein MAEAPLLPRKDQEDAAEEGPGRWRSEAGKLAYLALPMVAVSLSQYAVQVSSNMMVGHLPGVLPLSSAAIATSLASVTGFSLLIGMASALETLCGQAYGARQYHTLGLHTYRAIVTLLVVCVPLSLLWAFMGKILVLIGQDPLIADGAGRYIVWLIPGLFANAVIQPITKFLQSQSLTTPLLLSSVATLALHVPLCWVMVFRTGMGYTGAALAISVSYWLNVAMLVAYIVMSSSCKETRTPPTIKAFRGVGVFLRLALPSALMICLEWWSFELLILMSGLLPNPELQTSVLSICLTSITLLFTIPYGLGAAGSTRVANELGVGNPEGARSAVRVVMSVAVTEAVIVSGALLLSRRLLGRAYSSEEEVASAVAAMVPLVCITVVTDGLQGVLSGVARGCGWQHVGAYVNLGSFYLLGIPMAMLLGFVLKMGAKGLWMGVVCGSISQTTLLSAITFFTNWQKMADEARERSLSEKAMESESRSLLE, encoded by the exons ATGGCGGAGGCGCCTCTGCTGCCGCGGAAGGACCAGGAGGACGCCGCCGAGGAGGGGCCGGGGCGCTGGCGGAGCGAGGCCGGGAAGCTGGCGTACCTGGCGCTGCCGATGGTGGCGGTGAGCTTGTCGCAGTACGCGGTGCAGGTGTCCTCCAACATGATGGTCGGCCACCTCCCCGGCGTCCTCCCGCTCTCGTCCGCCGCCATCGCCACCTCCCTCGCCTCCGTCACCGGCTTCAGCCTCCTC ATCGGCATGGCGAGCGCACTGGAAACGCTCTGCGGCCAGGCCTACGGCGCAAGGCAGTACCACACTCTGGGGCTCCACACGTACCGAGCCATCGTCACCCTCCTGGTGGTGTGCGTCCCGCTCTCGCTCCTGTGGGCGTTCATGGGCAAGATCCTGGTGCTGATCGGGCAGGACCCCCTGATCGCGGACGGGGCCGGGCGGTACATCGTGTGGCTCATCCCGGGGCTCTTCGCCAACGCGGTGATCCAGCCCATCACCAAGTTCCTGCAGTCGCAGAgcctcaccacgccgctgctcctgTCGTCCGTGGCCACGCTGGCGCTCCACGTCCCGCTCTGCTGGGTCATGGTGTTCAGGACGGGGATGGGGTACACTGGCGCCGCCCTGGCCATCAGCGTCTCCTATTGGCTCAACGTGGCCATGCTCGTGGCGTACATTGTGATGTCGAGCTCCTGCAAGGAGACGCGCACGCCGCCGACCATCAAGGCCTTCAGGGGGGTGGGCGTGTTCCTGCGCCTGGCTCTGCCCTCTGCGCTCATGATATG CCTTGAGTGGTGGTCATTTGAGCTACTTATCCTCATGTCGGGGCTTCTGCCCAACCCGGAGCTTCAAACCTCGGTGCTCTCAATATG CCTCACGAGCATAACATTGCTCTTTACTATACCTTATGGACTTGGAGCTGCTGGAAG CACGCGAGTAGCAAACGAATTGGGTGTTGGGAACCCCGAAGGAGCTCGATCGGCGGTCCGTGTCGTGATGTCGGTAGCGGTGACAGAGGCGGTGATCGTCAGTGGAGCTCTCTTGCTGTCACGGCGCCTCCTGGGCCGCGCTTACAGCAGCGAGGAGGAGGTCGCATCCGCTGTCGCCGCCATGGTTCCCCTCGTCTGCATCACCGTGGTCACCGATGGCCTTCAAGGGGTTCTCTCAG GCGTGGCTCGAGGATGCGGATGGCAGCACGTGGGCGCGTACGTCAACCTCGGCTCCTTCTACCTGCTCGGGATCCCCATGGCGATGCTTCTGGGTTTTGTGCTCAAGATGGGGGCAAAGGGGCTTTGGATGGGCGTCGTCTGTGGATCCATCTCGCAGACCACGCTCCTCTCCGCCATCACGTTTTTCACCAACTGGCAGAAGATG GCTGACGAAGCTAGGGAGAGATCGCTCAGTGAGAAGGCAATGGAGTCTGAGTCGAGATCTCTGCTGGAATAG